A genomic segment from Perca flavescens isolate YP-PL-M2 chromosome 13, PFLA_1.0, whole genome shotgun sequence encodes:
- the LOC114566861 gene encoding olfactory receptor 5AN1-like yields the protein MLLNMNLSEITYFYLSDYNGMEGFKPLYFCIFLIIYMTIVAENVVLIGLVYSEKTLHEPMYFLLCNLAVNGLYGSTALLPAVLSNLLSHSYEISLPFCQTQIYALHTYTITEFTILAAMSYDRYVAICYPLLYHSIMSQRVVKIIAFTWLYPLLAFVIVLIFTLRLRFCGRTIDKVYCMNYSLVKLACTDTSIVNIVGLLSVVLYSLPQIIMICYSYAHILRICVLSFSKSKLKALRTCTPHLIAITNYSIGCFFEIAQSRFNISHLPYQSKLFLSLYFLIFPSILNPVIYGLSIQIIRTRLFRLFRRKSGQVTNNVAKRAVVMVHSKCVLHGAGRTDASGNT from the coding sequence ATGCTTTTAAATATGAATTTATCtgaaattacatatttttatctATCTGATTACAATGGAATGGAGGGCTTTAAGCCATTGTACTTCTGCATCTTTTTGATTATATACATGACTATTGTTGCTGAAAATGTTGTGTTAATAGGACTGGTCTATTCTGAAAAAACCCTGCATGAACCAATGTATTTTTTGCTGTGTAACTTGGCTGTGAATGGCCTGTATGGAAGCACTGCCTTACTGCCAGCCGTACTGAGCAACCTGCTGTCACACTCATATGAGATATCTTTACCATTTTGTCAGACACAGATCTATGCCTTACACACATATACCATCACTGAATTCACAATTCTAGCAGCTATGAGTTATGATAGGTATGTGGCCATTTGCTATCCACTGCTTTATCATTCAATCATGTCACAGAGAGTTGTTAAAATTATTGCTTTTACGTGGCTGTACCCCTTGCTggcatttgtcattgttttaattttcactCTTCGACTGCGGTTTTGTGGGAGAACCATAGATAAGGTGTATTGTATGAATTACTCACTGGTGAAACTTGCCTGTACAGATACATCTATTGTTAACATAGTTGGCCTGCTATCTGTAGTTCTATATTCACTTCCACAGATCATCATGATCTGTTATTCATATGCACACATCCTGAGGATATGTGTACTGTCATTCAGTAAATCCAAGCTCAAAGCCCTCCGGACTTGCACCCCACACCTGATTGCAATAACGAACTACTCTATCGGGTGCTTTTTTGAAATAGCACAAAGTCGCTTCAACATTAGTCACCTGCCTTACCAAAGCAAGTTGTTTTTATCGCTGTACTTTTTGATATTCCCATCCATTCTAAATCCTGTAATCTACGGTTTGAGTATTCAAATCATAAGGACACGACTGTTTAGGCTTTTTCGCAGAAAAAGCGGGCAAGTGACAAATAATGTAGCCAAGAGGGCTGTTGttatggtgcattcaaagtgtGTTCTGCATGGTGCTGGGAGGACTGATGCCTCTGGAAACACATGA
- the LOC114567019 gene encoding connector enhancer of kinase suppressor of ras 2, with protein sequence MVHSRCSFFFRSPFAAVADYSVTRNNVIQLCLELTTIVQQDCSVYETENKILNVCKTLSEVCDHIISLSSDPMVSQAAHLEVVQLANIKSTEGLGMYIKSTYDGLHVITGTTEGSLADRCKKIHAGDEVIQVNLQTVVGWQLKNLVNLLRGDPAGVTLTLKKRPQSTLTSTPALLKNMRWKPLALQPIFPQSPSSSVATPTSTLSTPSRRNSCALQDLYIPPPPAEPYTPRDDKGNLSGDEPQSDVHFSEGSESPNSYLDQECRRRFPLVEEDAILSCYEYDQNQEVSSVRRGSTPTYGRLRPISMPVEYNWVGDNEDLAKLKRESRRENSLLRFASEDKTPGEDFLLGRSLSQNRWKTERGGSPTQYTLVPALQMEVSLSTSSSDSASLYHVFERSSLMSRSKKKSKGVFSEPFVCSAPLLAPAAGSPMSSISKRRISCRDLGQGDCEGWLWKKKDAKTYFSQKWKKYWFILKDTCLYWYMNEEDEKAEGFVSLPEFKIDRATECRRKYAFKACHPKIKTFYFAAENVDDMSRWLSRLSMAVAGYSEQEKNRQDQDYWSESDHEDMEMPSMPKQDSPPPPYDTYPRASSVSPYLEPKRGHLSSSDTFQSRSSHDEFHSEPQDGSSSNKNGVSPGQKTNIHRNSWQDQMESNARMHYLQTFPVEETLLSEDRGQLAMEYRRQSTLPAQRSLLQEQYRALPLPLRSSIDSDAGGKPRSFTLPRDSGLHAILAATAAASDQRDHHHYELDRARGSGHGRDCRMQADSLGDLYRALEQTSLSSSADHRSASRLEYKRSFVRRVNDPLLNDKLHRLRILHSSLKNVPLQDTNRSLGFLG encoded by the exons ATGGTTCATTCCAGGTGCTCCTTCTTTTTCAGGTCTCCATTTGCTGCAGTGGCAGATTACTCCGTGACTAGAAACAACGTGATTCAGCTGTGTCTTGAGCTCACTACAATTGTACAACAG GACTGCTCTGTGtatgaaacagaaaacaaaatcctGAATGTG TGTAAAACTCTGTCTGAAGTGTGCGACCACATTATCTCTCTGTCCTCCGATCCCATGGTGTCCCAGGCTGCACATTTGGAGGTTGTGCAGCTAGCCAACATAAAATCCACTGAAGGACTG GGCATGTATATCAAATCAACCTATGATGGTTTGCATGTAATCACAGGGACAACAGAAGGA TCTCTGGCTGACCGCTGTAAGAAAATCCATGCTGGAGATGAAGTCATTCAGGTCAATCTTCAGACAGTG GTGGGCTGGCAGCTGAAGAACTTGGTGAACTTGCTGCGTGGGGACCCTGCAGGTGTCACCCTGACGCTGAAGAAACGCCCACAGAGCACACTCACGTCAACCCCTGCTCTGCTCAAGAACATGAGATGGAAACCCTTGGCTCTGCAA ccAATCTTCCCACAGAGCCCCAGCAGCAGTGTCGCCACGCCTACCAGCACTTTAAGTACTCCATCCAGGAGGAATAGCTGTGCCCTGCAGGACCTCTACATCCCCCCTCCTCCAGCAGAACCCTACACCCCCAG AGATGACAAGGGAAATCTGTCGGGTGACGAGCCTCAATCGGATGTCCATTTCTCAGAGGGATCTGAGTCACCAAACTCCTACCTGGACCAAGAGTGTCGGCGGAGATTTCCTCTTGTGGAGGAAGATGCCATACTGTCCTGTTACGAGTATGACCAGAACCAAGAGGTGTCATCAGTCCGCAGGGGAAGCACTCCCACCTATG GCAGGCTCAGGCCCATCTCAATGCCGGTAGAATACAACTGGGTGGGAGACAACGAAGACCTGGCCaagctgaagagagagagcaggagag AGAATTCCCTGCTTCGTTTTGCGAGTGAAGATAAAACCCCGGGGGAGGACTTCCTGCTGGGACGCAGCCTGAGTCAAAACAGGTGGAAGACGGAGCGAGGAGGCAGCCCCACCCAGTACACGCTTGTCCCCGCCCTCCAGATGGAAGTCTCCCTGTCCACATCCAGCTCTGACTCTGCCTCCCTTTACCAT GTGTTTGAACGATCCTCACTGATGTCAAGGTCAAAGAAGAAGAGTAAAG GGGTGTTTTCTGAACCCTTCGTCTGTTCTGCTCCCTTGCTGGCGCCTGCAGCTGGAAGTCCTATGTCTTCAATCAGCAAGCGGCGGATTTCCTGCAGAGACTTGGGTCAGGGGGACTGTGAGGGCTGGCTGTGGAAAAAGAAGGATGCTAAAACCTATTTTTCGCAGAAGTGGAAGAAGTACTGGTTTATACTGAAAGACACATGCCTGTACTGGTACATGAACGAGGAG GATGAGAAGGCAGAGGGCTTTGTCAGTCTTCCAGAGTTCAAGATCGATCGTGCCACTGAATGCAGAAGGAAGTA TGCTTTCAAGGCTTGCCATCCGAAGATAAAGACCTTCTACTTTGCAGCGGAAAATGTAGACGACATGTCCCG GTGGCTGAGTCGTCTCAGTATGGCAGTGGCAGGCTACTCTGAGCAGGAGAAAAATCGCCAGGACCAAG ATTACTGGAGTGAGAGTGATCATGAGGACATGGAGATGCCCTCGATGCCAAAACAGGACAGTCCGCCACCACCTTATGACACCTATCCCAGAGCATCCTCA GTGAGTCCCTACCTGGAACCGAAACGtggccacctctcctcctccgaCACGTTCCAGTCCCGCTCCTCTCATGACGAGTTCCACTCTGAGCCTCAggacggcagcagcagcaacaaaaacGGCGTCTCCCCCGGGCAGAAGACGAACATCCACCGAAACTCATGGCAGGACCAGATGGAGAGCAACGCGAGGATGCACTACCTCCAGACGTTTCCGGTGGAGGAGACCCTGCTTTCTGAGGACAGAGGCCAACTTGCGATGGAGTACCGCAGGCAGTCCACCCTGCCCGCCCAGCGCAGTCTGCTGCAAGAACAGTACAGAGCCCTGCCTCTGCCCCTCAGGTCCAGCATCGATTCAGATGCGGGAGGGAAACCCCGCAGCTTCACGCTACCCAGGGACAGCGGGCTACATGCTATCCTGGCTGCCACCGCCGCTGCATCGGATCAGAGAGACCACCATCACTACGAGCTGGACCGGGCCAGAGGCAGCG GTCATGGACGGGACTGCAGGATGCAGGCAGACTCGCTGGGAGATTTGTACCGGGCTCTGGAGCAGACCAGTCTGTCCTCCTCAGCTGACCACAGATCAGCCAGCCGCCTGGAGTACAAGCGCTCATTTGTCCGCCGAGTCAATGACCCCCTGCTCAATGACAAGCTTCATCGCCTCCGGATCCTCCACAGCTCGCTTAAG AATGTCCCTCTTCAAGACACAAACCGGTCATTGGGCTTTTTAGGGTAG